GCGGTGCGGGAAATAGTCCATAAAATGCATCCCGTACATCCGGAACTGGGGTTTATCCTTGAATTCCAAAGATGCGGCGCTGCGGAACTCTTCAATGGCACGGTCCCAATTCCCCATCTTCATGTACTTCTGGCCGTCCTCGTAGTAATTATACCACTTGCCGCCGGCATATATTGTAGCAGGCAGGATCAAGGCCACAATCAGTGCTAAAACAAACTTCCTAAAATTGAGCATACTTCTCCTCCTTTTTAAAAATGTTCTCATAATTGAGGGACAAAGTCAAGATTTTTTTTAAATAATTATATTTTTTACTCTTTTGATCTGGCATGGGATATAAAATACTATTTGCCGGCCGGGGGGTCTATGGGGTAATGGCCGTCTAAGCAGGCATAGCAGTAGTTCTCCGGCTCTTTAAGGCACGATTTCAGGCCCTCCAAGGACAGATAACTGAGAGTATCCGCCCCCACGAACTGCCTGATCTGCTCCACCGACTGGGACGAGGCGATCAATTCGTGTATCCGGGGGGTATCCACCCCGTAGAAACAGGGGTGCTTTATGGGCGGCGAGGCTATCCGGAAGTGTATCTCCTCCGCCCCGGCCTCCCGGATGAACCCCATCAGCTTCTTGGAGGTAGTGCCCCGGACGATGGAATCGTCCACCACCCCCACCTTCTTGCCATGGACCAGGCTTTTTACCGGGTTGAATTTGAGCTTGACGGCGAAATCCCGTATGGCCTGGGTGGAGCCGATAAAAGTCCGGCCGATGTAATGGCTACGGATCAGGGCCAGTTTAAAGGGAATCCCGGCCTGGTCGGCATAGCCCAGAGCGGCATTGTTGGAGGAATCAGGCACCGGCAGGACGAATTCCGATAATATTTGACTCTCCTCGGCCAGTTTCTGGCCGAACATGAACCGTTTTTGGGCCACGCTCTCGCCGTAGACCACGCTGTCCGGGCGGGAGAAATATATATGCTCGAATACGCAATGCTTGTATTGGGGCATCTTTTTAAGCCGCCGGCTCTCGGTCCCGCCGGGTCTGACTATGAACAGCTCGCCCGGCTCGATATCCCGTTGATAGGTTCCACCCATGGTCTCGATGGCGCAGCTCTCCGAGGCGAAGACCAGCCCGTCGCCCGATTTTCCCAGGGAAAGCGGCCGGATGCCCAGGGGATCCCGGAACACGTACATATCGCCCTTGAACAGCAGGATGGCCGAGTAGCTGCCCCTGACGGCGTCCATCATCATCTCTATGGCCCTGGCGATATCCCCGCTTTGCTCGTAATAGCAGGCGATGGAGGCCACTATCACCTCAGCATCGTTGGAGCCGTAGGGGGTGAACCCCTGGGATTTAAGGTAACGGGTCTGCTCCAGCATGTTGGTGACGTCGCCGTTGGAGACGATCACCATCCGGCCGTCCTTGGTATCGGCGTGATGGGGCTGGGCGTTGACCAGGGAACTGTCCCCGGCGGTGGGATATCGGGTATGGCCGATGGCCACCCGGCCCGGCAGGGCGGCCAGCACCTCGGGCTTGAAGATGTCAAACACCAACCCCTTATCCTTGTGTATCCTGACCTCCCGCCCGTCACAGACCGCCATCCCGGCGTTGTCCTGCCCCCGATGCTGCAGGGCAAAAATGCCCAGGTACAGCATCTCGGAGGCTTTGTCAAAATTATAGACCCCGCAAACTCCACACATGTAATATATCCTTTTAATCTAGCTGTGTCGACGTTTTGTTATTTTACACAAAGGGAAACCGTCATCCTGAGAAAACATCATTGTTAAACAAGCCGAAGGATCCCTCAATTTGATTTTTTTCGATGTGCATTCTATATAAAAACCAAAGAACTCGTCACCGCGAGAAAATCAACTTGCTTGGCAAACGAAACGATCCATTCATAGATTGCTTCATATGCCCAGCGAGGAAGTAGTCATCGCAATGACCGCTACAATGATAAAAAACCTCCCTTCGCTTTTTATCAAAATTTATTATATCATAAACCTAATCTTATTATAAGCGAAAAAACAAAGTTCCGATAGGGTTAATCGGAACTTTTTATTTGTTCAGACAGGATCAGTCGTACTGATGCACGAACAGCCCGCTTCTGAGCTTCGGCTCGAACCAAGTGCTCTTGGGCGGCATTACCTGGCCGGAGTCGGCCACCGAGATCAGCTGTTTGATGTTGACCGGGTGCAATGAAAAAGCCACTGCCTGCTTGCCGGAATCCACCAGCTTGACCAATTCTTTTGTCCCCCGGATCCCGCCCACAAAGTTGATCCGCTTGTCTGTGCGGGGGTTCTCTATGCCCAGCACAGGATTTAGAAGATTGTCCTGGAGGATTGAAGCGTCTAATCTTTTCACCGGATCCTTTTCATCATAGCTTCCCTCCTTGGCAGCCAAAAGATACCACTGGCCGTTCAGGTACATCGAGAACTTCAGGTTGCCGCCGGGAAGGTCCGGGGCATCTTCGGTGACTTTGAATTTGTCGCCGATCTTTTTAAGAAATTCCTCCTTGGTATTTCCGTTCAGGTCTTTCACCACCCGGTTGTAGGCCATGATGTTCATCTGGTTGTCCGGAAAGATCACGGTCAAAAAGAAATTATACTCCTCGTTCCCGGTGTGGTTGGGGTTCTGGGCCTTTCTCTCCTTCCAGATCCGCCAGGCGGCCGCGCTGCGATGGTGCCCGTCGGCCACGTACATGAATTTGAGTTTAGAGAATTCAGTTTTCAGCTCGCTGATTAGCTTATCCTCATCGCAGACCCACAGGGTGTGTTTGACGCCGTCATCCGAGATGAAATCGTATTCCGGGGCTTTCTTGATCCAGTCGTTGACCAGAGAATCTATGGCTGGGACCGCCGGGTAGGTGAAGAACACCGGCTCGGTGTTGGCATTGATGGTTCCGATGTGCCGGGT
This genomic interval from Candidatus Edwardsbacteria bacterium contains the following:
- the purF gene encoding amidophosphoribosyltransferase, whose amino-acid sequence is MCGVCGVYNFDKASEMLYLGIFALQHRGQDNAGMAVCDGREVRIHKDKGLVFDIFKPEVLAALPGRVAIGHTRYPTAGDSSLVNAQPHHADTKDGRMVIVSNGDVTNMLEQTRYLKSQGFTPYGSNDAEVIVASIACYYEQSGDIARAIEMMMDAVRGSYSAILLFKGDMYVFRDPLGIRPLSLGKSGDGLVFASESCAIETMGGTYQRDIEPGELFIVRPGGTESRRLKKMPQYKHCVFEHIYFSRPDSVVYGESVAQKRFMFGQKLAEESQILSEFVLPVPDSSNNAALGYADQAGIPFKLALIRSHYIGRTFIGSTQAIRDFAVKLKFNPVKSLVHGKKVGVVDDSIVRGTTSKKLMGFIREAGAEEIHFRIASPPIKHPCFYGVDTPRIHELIASSQSVEQIRQFVGADTLSYLSLEGLKSCLKEPENYCYACLDGHYPIDPPAGK
- a CDS encoding DUF1015 family protein, which produces MAVVLPFQAVRPRKEFAKDIAAPPYDVVNSEEARELAKGNDKSYLHISRPEIDLDPKTDEHADQVYDQGKINFDKFKANGWLFQEEKPCFYIYKQVMGGHSQIGLVASASAEDYDRDIIKKHEHTRPDKEDDRTRHIGTINANTEPVFFTYPAVPAIDSLVNDWIKKAPEYDFISDDGVKHTLWVCDEDKLISELKTEFSKLKFMYVADGHHRSAAAWRIWKERKAQNPNHTGNEEYNFFLTVIFPDNQMNIMAYNRVVKDLNGNTKEEFLKKIGDKFKVTEDAPDLPGGNLKFSMYLNGQWYLLAAKEGSYDEKDPVKRLDASILQDNLLNPVLGIENPRTDKRINFVGGIRGTKELVKLVDSGKQAVAFSLHPVNIKQLISVADSGQVMPPKSTWFEPKLRSGLFVHQYD